One window of Nocardia nova SH22a genomic DNA carries:
- a CDS encoding glycine--tRNA ligase, which translates to MAPKSKIDTVANLAKRRGLVYPSGEIYGGTKSAWDYGPLGVELKENIKKQWWRAMVTSRDDVVGLDSSIILPRPVWVASGHVSVFNDPLVECLNCHKRHRQDHLQEAYAEKHKIDDPDTVSMELIGCPDCGTVGKWTEPRDFNMMLKTYLGPIESEEGLHYLRPETAQGIFVNFANVMTTARKKPPFGIAQIGKSFRNEITPGNFIFRTREFEQMEMEFFVKPGEDEQWHQYWIDTRLAWYTDLGIDPENLRLYEHPKEKLSHYSTRTVDIEYRFHFQGSEWGELEGLANRTDFDLKTHSEHSGTDLSFFDQNSGERYTPYVIEPAAGLTRSLMAFLVDAYTEDEAPNAKGVMEKRTVLRLDRRLAPVKAAVLPLSRNADLSPKAKDLAAQLRRNWNVDFDDAGAIGRRYRRQDEIGTPFCITVDFETLEDQAVTVRERDSMSQERIALDQVEGYLAQRLLGA; encoded by the coding sequence CGCTGGGTGTGGAGCTCAAGGAGAACATCAAGAAACAGTGGTGGCGGGCCATGGTCACCAGCCGCGACGACGTGGTGGGCCTGGACTCCTCGATCATCCTGCCGCGGCCGGTGTGGGTGGCCTCCGGACATGTCAGCGTGTTCAACGATCCGCTGGTGGAATGCCTGAACTGCCACAAGCGGCATCGGCAGGACCACCTGCAGGAGGCGTACGCCGAGAAGCACAAGATCGACGATCCGGACACCGTGTCGATGGAGCTGATCGGCTGCCCGGATTGCGGCACCGTCGGCAAGTGGACCGAGCCGCGCGATTTCAACATGATGCTCAAGACCTACCTCGGCCCGATCGAATCCGAGGAGGGCCTGCACTACCTGCGGCCCGAGACCGCGCAGGGCATCTTCGTGAACTTCGCCAACGTGATGACCACCGCGCGCAAGAAGCCGCCGTTCGGCATCGCGCAGATCGGCAAGAGCTTCCGCAACGAGATCACCCCCGGCAACTTCATCTTCCGCACCCGCGAATTCGAGCAGATGGAGATGGAGTTCTTCGTCAAGCCGGGTGAGGACGAGCAGTGGCACCAGTACTGGATCGACACCCGCCTGGCCTGGTACACGGATCTGGGTATCGATCCGGAGAACCTGCGCCTGTACGAGCACCCCAAGGAGAAGCTCTCGCACTATTCGACCCGCACGGTCGATATCGAGTACCGCTTCCACTTCCAGGGCAGCGAGTGGGGTGAGCTCGAGGGTCTCGCCAACCGCACCGACTTCGATCTGAAGACCCATTCGGAGCATTCCGGCACCGATCTGAGCTTCTTCGATCAGAACTCGGGCGAGCGCTACACGCCGTACGTGATCGAGCCCGCGGCCGGTCTCACCCGTTCGCTGATGGCCTTCCTCGTCGACGCCTACACCGAGGACGAGGCGCCGAATGCCAAGGGCGTCATGGAGAAGCGGACCGTGCTGCGCCTGGATCGCCGCCTCGCGCCGGTGAAGGCCGCGGTACTTCCGTTGTCGCGCAATGCCGATCTGTCGCCGAAGGCGAAAGACCTTGCCGCGCAACTGCGCCGGAACTGGAACGTCGACTTCGACGATGCCGGGGCGATCGGGCGCCGCTACCGCCGCCAGGACGAGATCGGTACCCCGTTCTGCATCACGGTCGACTTCGAGACCCTCGAGGATCAGGCCGTCACCGTGCGTGAGCGGGACTCGATGAGCCAGGAGCGCATCGCCCTCGATCAGGTCGAGGGATATCTGGCACAGCGCCTGCTGGGCGCCTGA